TTCAACATTTTTAAGATTAAGAAGTTTTTTTATTCTTTCATCGAATTCTATAATTTCTTTTTCGTTATATGTGTTATCCAAACTCAGCATAGGAACAGTATGTGGCACAGTGTTAAATTGTTTTAATATTTTACCTCCAACTCTAAAACTTGGAGAATCTGGTGTTTTTAATTCCGGATATTTTTTTTCCAATGTTATTAGCTTTTTAAATAATTTATCATAATCAACATCAGAAATTAAAGGATTATTTAATACATAGTAGTAATAATTATATTTTTCTATATTATTTTTTAGTTCTTCATACTCTTTTTTTATATCTTCTGATATCATAATAATTATTTCCACCTTTCATTAATTATCATCAATTATATTTATATTTTCAATATTCTCTATATACATCAATTCTTTTTGGATTTTAGATATTTCCATATAACCTGGTTTTTCCAGAACAAAATATAATATTCCATCATCTTTTTGTGAAAAGTCGATATTTTTTAATATTATATTATTATGTTTTGAGAATATATCCAATATTTTTTTAATATCTTTTTTATCTTTTAAAGTTATTTCAATAGTTCTTTCAATATTTAAATGTTTTGAAAATTTATTTATATATAAAATAATTAGCGTTATTATTAAAGCGCTAATCCCTACGAAATATGCGCCTGCACCAAATGTCATACCTATTGATGCAGATACCCATAATGTTGCAGCGGTGGTTAATCCTTTAACTTTATTACCATTCTTTAATATTGTACCTGCACCTAAAAATCCTATTCCTGAAACAATCTGAGCTGCAATTCTTCCTGGGTCTCCAACTTTTGTTACAGGGTCATAAAATGATGTTATCGATATAATTGTCAATATGCTCGCACCTAAAGACAACAGTGCATGAGTTCTGATTCCAGCTGGTCTATTTATTTTTTCTCTATTATATCCAATTAAGGCACCGGATATTGAAGATAATATTATTTTTATTATTATTTCATAATATGTCATCGTTCTCCCCCTTCGATTATTACCATTGAAACAGCATAATTTTTCTCATGAGAAATAGAAATATGAATGTTATAATTTCCAAATGTATTTTTTAAAAAATCTAAAGATTTTTCATCTAAATAAGGCTTGCCTTTTGCATCATTGAGAATACTTATTTTATTATAAGGAATAAAAGTTCCAAATGATTTTATCAAAGCCTCTTTAACGGCAAATCTTCCGGCTATAAATTCTTTTTTTCTATTTTCCCCTTTGAATTTATTTAATAATTTCATTTCTTTTTCACTTAAAATTTTCTTTTCAATACCACATGAAATTCTTTTTATTTCAACAATATCAATTCCAATCCCCTTAATCATTCAAATTCCATCCTTATAATATCGCCATTGTTTATTTTTTCATTAAAACTAAAAATCTCTTTATTATTTATGAAAATTTTATATTTAGTGAAATTTGATATGTCAAAATCTATATGTAAAAATAAGTCTAATAAACGAATATCTTTTTCTATTTTTTCGACTTTTAAATGCATGTCATTATATATTTTATTATTTATACTGATTTTGTTATTTTTATCCTTTACAATTATTTCTTCAATTGGAATTTCGATATTATTCCCATTTAAAGTTACAGTAATATATTTTTCTGGTTTAATATCAATAAATTCTCTGATACTTGGTAGATTGAGAATTTTTGTATTTAATTTATCTCCATCATATAATTCATCAAATTCATTTAATATTTCATCATTTCGTAAAAGAATTTTTCCCGCTGGAATTTCATAGAATTTATTATTTATTGAAAATTTTATTATATTAGATTCTAAAGAAATGTCTTTTACAATAGGATTTTTTAAAGTAATCTTATCTCCATCATGTAATTCAGTATCTAAAGACACTTTTTTGCCATTTTTAAATATTCTTGGAAATATTTTAATAAGATTTCCATCTATAAATATCTTATATGGTTTGATGATTTCTTTAAGAAAAACTTTTCTTATTTTTCCATCCTCTGGTTTTCCGATTTCTATAATATCTCCAGGTTTAATTGGAGATTTTAAATCTGCAGGTAATCCATTTACTTTTATTTGAGCTTCTTTTC
The Marinitoga hydrogenitolerans DSM 16785 genome window above contains:
- a CDS encoding MgtC/SapB family protein, which codes for MTYYEIIIKIILSSISGALIGYNREKINRPAGIRTHALLSLGASILTIISITSFYDPVTKVGDPGRIAAQIVSGIGFLGAGTILKNGNKVKGLTTAATLWVSASIGMTFGAGAYFVGISALIITLIILYINKFSKHLNIERTIEITLKDKKDIKKILDIFSKHNNIILKNIDFSQKDDGILYFVLEKPGYMEISKIQKELMYIENIENINIIDDN
- the acpS gene encoding holo-ACP synthase — translated: MIKGIGIDIVEIKRISCGIEKKILSEKEMKLLNKFKGENRKKEFIAGRFAVKEALIKSFGTFIPYNKISILNDAKGKPYLDEKSLDFLKNTFGNYNIHISISHEKNYAVSMVIIEGGER